From the Anaerolineales bacterium genome, one window contains:
- the tpx gene encoding thiol peroxidase, whose translation MERTGLLQLGGKDVTVIGPDIEVGQNAPEFTVHDHDWNQVKALESTQGKVRIIASLPSLATGVCDAETRRFNEEAAALGDDVVIYGISADLPFSLKSWCAASGVDKVKVVSDAYDTNFGEKYGVLVKERRILRRAVFVLDKEGKVVYSDYMAALGDSPDFEAVLAAARGAL comes from the coding sequence ATGGAAAGAACTGGTTTATTGCAGCTGGGGGGCAAGGACGTGACTGTCATTGGTCCCGACATTGAAGTCGGCCAGAATGCCCCGGAATTCACCGTCCACGACCACGACTGGAACCAAGTGAAGGCGCTTGAGAGCACGCAGGGCAAGGTGCGCATCATCGCCTCTCTGCCTTCGCTGGCCACTGGCGTTTGCGATGCCGAGACGCGCCGTTTTAATGAAGAAGCGGCTGCCTTGGGCGACGATGTGGTCATCTACGGCATCAGCGCCGATCTGCCGTTCTCGCTGAAGAGCTGGTGCGCCGCCAGCGGTGTCGACAAGGTCAAGGTCGTTTCCGATGCCTACGACACCAACTTCGGCGAGAAGTACGGCGTGCTGGTCAAAGAGCGCCGTATCCTGCGCCGCGCCGTCTTCGTCCTGGACAAAGAGGGCAAGGTGGTTTATTCCGACTATATGGCTGCCTTGGGAGACTCGCCGGACTTTGAGGCCGTGCTGGCCGCCGCCCGTGGAGCGCTCTAG
- a CDS encoding EsaB/YukD family protein, producing MAEIPVTVVLPSGGSRSADVPDDVEVKDLIPELATSLELPTTGPDGRPMGYRLDSKALGRELKDQETLSGAGIPAEDRLIMTADVTAG from the coding sequence ATGGCAGAGATCCCTGTAACCGTAGTATTGCCCTCGGGGGGCAGCCGTTCCGCCGATGTGCCCGATGACGTGGAGGTCAAGGACCTCATCCCGGAATTGGCCACTTCACTGGAACTGCCCACCACCGGCCCGGACGGCCGCCCGATGGGCTACCGCTTGGACAGCAAGGCCCTGGGCCGCGAGTTGAAGGACCAGGAAACCCTGTCTGGCGCCGGCATCCCCGCCGAAGACCGGCTGATCATGACCGCCGACGTCACCGCCGGGTAA
- a CDS encoding Hsp20/alpha crystallin family protein has product MRRGELTIRQSSTSWSEPQEVHFRVTTVTRQWKSRPHLWRPPTDLQETDKTLVVRMEIAGMQDAELHIAVEGRQLALYGLRQPPSQQGAYHQLEVRYGDFLSVLDLPAEVDSDHITAEYADGFLLVTLPKAGSR; this is encoded by the coding sequence ATGCGCCGGGGCGAGCTGACCATTCGGCAGTCTTCCACTTCCTGGAGTGAACCCCAGGAAGTGCATTTCCGCGTCACCACGGTGACGCGGCAGTGGAAGTCCCGGCCGCACCTCTGGCGTCCACCTACGGACCTGCAGGAAACTGACAAGACCTTAGTCGTACGCATGGAAATCGCCGGGATGCAAGACGCCGAACTGCACATTGCGGTGGAGGGACGCCAGCTGGCTTTGTACGGGCTGCGCCAGCCGCCCAGCCAGCAAGGCGCCTATCACCAGCTCGAAGTGCGCTATGGGGATTTTCTCTCCGTGCTGGACCTGCCTGCCGAAGTGGACAGTGACCACATCACCGCAGAATACGCCGACGGCTTTTTGTTGGTCACCTTGCCTAAGGCGGGCAGCCGCTAA
- a CDS encoding VWA domain-containing protein — MKTLRLSITLLAVLALLGTAAFAPLAQAEENIRVTQVDTSQFPRVTVYVSATDAAGNPLPVDPNRIQLAENGQPIPLDRIEGIGDVGALTTMLVMDVSGSMDTAGKLDAAKAAAHQFIDRMRPGDQVGLIAFNTQIETVQPITSDQEALRAAVDSLTAGDDTAMYDALMAAVEQLEAESGRKAIIVLTDGMDNSSSANTDTVVNRIGPMGLSISAVGLGLPGQGGAMAGINQPRLQDLADRAGGLYGYAEDEDSLTTLYSSYATALQSEYAITYTSPATLRDGVNRALSVSLASSTGASGSDTAAQYNPGGLVPEVAQPASWTLFAAVILILVALVAVPMLWGSLRSNLAPASGGSGGKVRLKKPANVRIKLK, encoded by the coding sequence ATGAAGACACTTCGCCTCTCCATCACGCTTTTGGCTGTCTTGGCCCTTTTGGGGACTGCGGCCTTCGCACCCCTGGCCCAGGCCGAGGAGAACATCCGCGTCACCCAGGTGGATACCAGCCAATTCCCGCGTGTCACTGTCTACGTCTCCGCCACGGACGCGGCCGGCAATCCGTTGCCGGTGGACCCCAACCGCATTCAGCTGGCCGAGAATGGCCAGCCCATCCCGCTGGACCGCATTGAAGGCATTGGCGATGTGGGGGCACTGACCACCATGCTGGTCATGGATGTCTCCGGCAGCATGGACACGGCTGGCAAGCTGGATGCAGCCAAAGCGGCCGCACACCAGTTCATTGACCGTATGCGCCCCGGCGACCAGGTGGGCCTAATCGCTTTCAACACGCAGATCGAAACCGTGCAGCCCATCACCAGCGACCAGGAAGCCCTGCGCGCCGCGGTGGACAGCCTGACTGCCGGCGATGACACCGCCATGTATGACGCGCTCATGGCAGCCGTGGAGCAGTTGGAGGCCGAGAGCGGCCGCAAAGCGATCATTGTGCTGACCGATGGCATGGACAATTCCAGTTCCGCCAATACCGACACGGTCGTCAATCGCATCGGCCCCATGGGGCTCTCCATCTCGGCGGTGGGCCTTGGTTTGCCGGGGCAGGGCGGCGCCATGGCGGGTATTAATCAGCCGCGCTTGCAGGACCTGGCCGATAGGGCTGGCGGCCTGTATGGCTACGCTGAAGACGAGGACAGCCTGACCACCCTATACAGCAGCTACGCCACCGCGCTGCAGAGCGAGTACGCCATCACCTACACCTCGCCGGCCACCCTGCGTGATGGGGTCAACCGCGCCCTCAGCGTTTCGCTGGCTTCGTCGACGGGTGCCTCAGGCAGTGACACGGCCGCCCAGTACAACCCCGGTGGCCTGGTGCCAGAGGTGGCCCAGCCCGCCTCTTGGACGCTGTTTGCTGCCGTCATCCTGATCCTGGTTGCGCTGGTGGCTGTGCCCATGCTGTGGGGCAGCCTGCGGAGCAATCTTGCCCCCGCCTCTGGTGGAAGCGGTGGCAAAGTCCGCTTGAAAAAGCCGGCCAATGTGCGCATCAAGCTCAAATAA
- a CDS encoding Mov34/MPN/PAD-1 family protein: MTHTNISPLVAAQAPRPARLPLERAQRWLAEGEPDAAPHTQVFMTQTAFQAIHRHANTDLDNEVGGWLAGRHCQDPDTGQPYLVVEALLPAQQVRSGSTFLTFTHDSQVAMLAALEERYANKHIVGWYHTHPRMSVFLSGYDLWLHRHFFPHRWQVALVVEPHSHTAGFFIRDKEGNLNAQQGYGFYELFNRKSHPVVDWKNLHQPPASDKGQAKAAQEAEE; this comes from the coding sequence ATGACCCACACCAACATCTCCCCACTGGTAGCGGCTCAGGCGCCCCGCCCGGCGCGTCTGCCGCTGGAGCGCGCCCAGCGCTGGCTGGCCGAGGGTGAGCCGGATGCTGCGCCGCACACTCAGGTCTTCATGACCCAAACTGCCTTCCAGGCCATCCACCGTCACGCCAACACCGACTTGGATAACGAAGTAGGCGGCTGGTTGGCGGGGCGGCACTGTCAGGATCCGGACACGGGTCAGCCTTACCTGGTGGTGGAGGCGCTCCTGCCCGCCCAGCAGGTGCGCTCGGGCAGCACCTTCCTCACTTTCACACACGACAGCCAGGTGGCCATGCTGGCCGCCCTGGAGGAGCGCTACGCCAACAAGCACATTGTGGGCTGGTACCACACCCATCCGCGCATGAGCGTTTTTCTCTCCGGTTACGACCTTTGGCTGCATCGGCACTTTTTCCCGCATCGCTGGCAGGTAGCGCTGGTGGTGGAACCGCACAGCCACACCGCGGGCTTCTTTATTCGAGACAAAGAGGGCAACTTGAACGCCCAGCAAGGCTACGGTTTTTACGAGCTCTTTAACCGCAAATCCCACCCGGTGGTGGACTGGAAGAATTTACACCAGCCACCGGCTTCAGACAAAGGCCAAGCCAAGGCCGCTCAGGAGGCAGAAGAATGA
- a CDS encoding ThiF family adenylyltransferase: MSNAIPRSSIPELVAGKLAAALLEKDYLPGAYLPPERDLIKDLGVSRSSLREGLQILAEAELIEAHQGVGWLVAALSAQQAAKARKLAARLAPPAADKPARRKPAAPAAGPQRLPVAKEKPLHIPNLKKDRLGTFDFISWWERDKVRDAKVMVVGAGALGNEVIKNLTLMGIGHIYVVDFDNVELANLSRSILFREKDSGREKAQLAAARAKEINPDVKVQYLHGDITHDIGLGVFRRMDVIIGCLDNREARLAVNRFAYWMNKPWVDGAIQELLGLVRVFVPGDGACFECTLTEQARRDLALRYSCPLLARQNILLGKVPTTPTIASIIGAMQSQEALKLIHSMPVEPGKVTHFNGYTNHMHTTAYLAEEDCESHWIYGEITETPLRAESTTLGEMLDVVFADLGEDAVLELDEELVLSLNCMACNTSERVLKPMSDVSFEAGHCPTCGEMREVNMTHTIRGDEDFLDRSLASVGVPPLHVLRATNGRDFRFYELSGDLHKALHFNDFAEAVPTPSPEARVRLGEPVSESGDTAAARIHLMD; the protein is encoded by the coding sequence ATGAGCAACGCTATCCCCAGAAGCAGCATCCCAGAGCTGGTGGCCGGCAAACTGGCCGCCGCACTGCTGGAAAAAGACTACCTGCCGGGCGCCTACCTGCCGCCGGAGCGTGACCTGATCAAGGACCTCGGCGTCAGCCGCTCCTCGCTGCGCGAGGGACTGCAGATCCTGGCTGAGGCCGAGCTGATCGAAGCGCACCAGGGGGTTGGCTGGCTGGTGGCCGCCTTATCGGCGCAGCAGGCGGCCAAAGCCCGCAAGCTGGCCGCCCGCCTGGCGCCACCTGCTGCGGACAAGCCGGCACGGCGCAAACCGGCCGCGCCGGCTGCCGGGCCACAGCGCCTGCCCGTGGCCAAAGAGAAGCCGCTGCACATCCCCAACCTCAAGAAAGACCGTCTGGGCACTTTCGACTTCATCTCCTGGTGGGAACGCGACAAAGTGCGCGACGCCAAGGTTATGGTGGTGGGGGCGGGCGCTTTGGGCAACGAGGTCATCAAGAACCTCACGCTGATGGGCATTGGCCACATCTACGTGGTCGATTTTGACAATGTCGAACTGGCCAACCTCAGCCGCTCGATCCTCTTTCGTGAGAAGGACTCCGGGCGGGAAAAAGCTCAGTTGGCCGCCGCCCGCGCCAAAGAGATCAACCCCGACGTAAAAGTGCAATACCTGCACGGCGATATCACGCATGACATTGGTTTGGGCGTCTTCCGCCGTATGGACGTCATCATCGGCTGCCTGGACAACCGTGAGGCGCGCCTGGCGGTCAACCGCTTTGCCTATTGGATGAACAAACCGTGGGTGGATGGCGCCATCCAGGAACTGCTCGGATTGGTGCGCGTGTTCGTCCCCGGCGACGGCGCCTGCTTCGAATGCACCCTCACCGAGCAGGCCCGCCGCGACCTGGCCCTGCGTTACTCCTGCCCGCTGCTGGCCCGCCAGAACATCTTGCTGGGCAAAGTGCCCACCACGCCCACCATCGCTTCCATTATCGGCGCCATGCAGTCGCAGGAGGCGCTCAAGCTGATCCACAGCATGCCGGTGGAGCCGGGCAAGGTCACGCACTTCAACGGCTACACCAATCACATGCACACCACGGCCTACCTGGCCGAGGAGGACTGCGAGAGCCATTGGATCTACGGTGAGATCACCGAGACACCGTTGCGCGCCGAGAGCACCACCCTGGGCGAGATGCTGGATGTCGTTTTCGCTGATCTGGGCGAGGACGCTGTGCTGGAGTTGGATGAGGAGCTGGTGCTCTCGCTGAATTGCATGGCTTGCAACACTTCTGAACGAGTGCTCAAGCCCATGTCCGACGTGTCCTTTGAGGCTGGGCATTGCCCCACCTGTGGCGAGATGCGTGAGGTCAACATGACCCACACTATCCGCGGCGACGAAGATTTCCTTGACCGCAGCCTGGCCAGTGTGGGCGTGCCACCGCTGCATGTGCTGCGCGCCACCAACGGCCGTGATTTTCGCTTCTACGAACTCAGCGGCGACTTGCATAAAGCGCTGCACTTCAACGATTTTGCCGAGGCGGTACCGACACCCTCGCCAGAAGCGCGTGTGCGCCTGGGTGAACCGGTCAGCGAATCTGGGGACACGGCCGCGGCGCGCATCCATCTGATGGATTGA
- a CDS encoding FHA domain-containing protein — protein sequence MNRYTRLYYYSLLGAIGGLIGWQASNLLGLSFVQNLYLSEVVVGALIGLCIGALIGLSEGLAARSPLYGLRAGLISGLLGALGGAAGLPLAEYAFQSLGGEAWTRALGWAIFGAFIGAGLGFSSGSQLWKPILGGLLGGAVGGFLLEFARQRFADPLMGKAAGLGLLGAAVGAFIALIVLLLSKAWLEVVTGKMKGTEFVLDKFIHANGPSAYIGSDALKADIVLPDPDIAPQHALLKGADTHMTLKDMSSQGTFINNRRIEVANLKDEQAIRIGNTQMVYHEKR from the coding sequence ATGAACCGCTACACCCGTCTGTATTACTACAGCCTATTGGGCGCCATTGGCGGCCTGATCGGCTGGCAGGCCAGCAATCTGCTCGGCCTTTCGTTCGTGCAGAATCTTTATCTCAGCGAAGTCGTCGTTGGGGCGCTGATCGGCCTGTGCATCGGCGCCCTGATCGGCCTTAGTGAGGGCCTGGCCGCCCGCAGCCCGCTCTACGGCCTGCGGGCCGGGCTGATCAGCGGGCTGCTCGGCGCCCTGGGCGGCGCGGCCGGGCTGCCGCTGGCCGAATATGCCTTCCAAAGCCTGGGCGGCGAAGCCTGGACGCGTGCGCTGGGTTGGGCCATCTTCGGCGCCTTTATCGGCGCCGGCTTGGGTTTCAGCAGCGGGTCCCAGCTGTGGAAGCCGATCCTGGGCGGCCTGCTGGGTGGCGCGGTCGGCGGCTTTTTGCTGGAGTTCGCCCGCCAGCGCTTTGCCGACCCATTGATGGGCAAGGCGGCCGGCCTGGGCCTGCTCGGCGCGGCGGTGGGCGCTTTCATTGCCCTCATTGTGCTGCTGCTCTCCAAAGCCTGGCTGGAAGTGGTTACGGGCAAGATGAAGGGCACGGAATTCGTGCTGGACAAGTTCATTCACGCCAATGGGCCTTCGGCCTATATCGGCTCAGATGCGCTCAAGGCAGACATCGTCCTGCCTGATCCGGATATTGCCCCACAACATGCCCTGCTCAAAGGCGCAGACACGCACATGACGCTCAAGGATATGAGCAGTCAGGGCACTTTTATCAACAACCGCCGGATCGAAGTCGCCAATCTAAAAGACGAACAGGCCATTCGGATCGGCAATACCCAAATGGTCTATCACGAAAAGAGGTAA